Proteins encoded together in one Carya illinoinensis cultivar Pawnee chromosome 3, C.illinoinensisPawnee_v1, whole genome shotgun sequence window:
- the LOC122303694 gene encoding probable myosin-binding protein 6 isoform X1: MVLQAVRPWTLGCLIEAFLELFLAYILLCVSAFAFLPSKFLSLFGLHLPCPCNGVFGYKNSNLCMHDLLVNWPKGIIYSVHKSVMSKFPFNLVWFDDQACNSGKQPVGDGKCESGVVGLEKEASCSSFSSSRLQNMVDRERGYDVPKRIMNLKQRSGLRRRRRAVLENRQFYSVLPNDYSHSVVAGNTPYDGAEMRGKTSESLGPVNGREIPFMGETNGSMGIDVGERSQHNFELSESFGEGNGISSSVETNIIKSPTEFFKNEVHTIRILELALEEEKAARSALYLELEKERAAAASAAEEAIAMISRLQQDKASVEMEARQYQRMIEEKCAYDEEEMNILKEILVRRERENHFLEKEIEEYRQMSFRENELPKDDLHDKKDKWGQMPSSSLERNDNEQLMLQSENNMPIGDEVGSCANCSSNYKDPLVEKQRQIYGYGCLEKNVLLAGEEKGKEDNGIVCQQVTGEAAITMVPCDGEELEKDGKYKDKSDGNPHGSMLETEPAVYDVYVVDDRNENCNEQSGKESGLFSNAVNEPRDSVVTMGASGVWSREAPSDHPTISRAGTEPNIDKGRLDIGSELPVLSLSRCKSLLSDLGRESLSAFGSEKLKIDSEIERLRECLQIVQGEKENLTLYTENVDREKDPLRLLLEISKQLREIQQLRDPTQQAFLPPSSSKVILKKRCSQTVSCETYENA, from the exons ATGGTTTTGCAAGCAGTTCGTCCGTGGACTTTGGGATGTCTTATAGAAGCATTTCTCGAGCTTTTTCTGGCTTATATCCTGCTTTGTGTATCGGCTTTTGCGTTTTTACCCTCGAAATTTTTGAGCCTTTTTGGGCTGCATCTGCCGTGTCCTTGTAATGGGGTTTTTGGCTATAAAAATAGCAATTTGTGCATGCATGATTTGCTCGTTAATTGGCCAAAAGGAATTATCTATTCTGTTCATAAGTCGGTGATGAGTAAGTTCCCTTTTAATTTGGTTTGGTTCGACGATCAAGCATGTAATTCAGGTAAGCAGCCAGTTGGAGATGGAAAATGTGAAAGTGGGGTCGTTGGACTGGAGAAAGAAGCATCTTGCAGCTCATTTTCCAGTTCTAGATTGCAAAACATGGTTGATCGGGAAAGAGGGTATGATGTCCCGAAGAGGATTATGAACCTGAAGCAAAGGTCTGGACTTCGGCGCAGAAGGAGAGCTGTTCTTGAAAACAGACAATTCTATTCTGTTTTGCCAAATGATTATTCACATTCAGTTGTTGCTGGTAACACTCCTTATGATGGCGCTGAAATGAGAGGCAAAACCAGTGAAAGCTTAGGTCCTGTAAATGGGAGAGAAATTCCTTTCATGG GTGAAACAAATGGATCAATGGGCATTGATGTGGGAGAAAGAAGCCAGCATAATTTTGAACTGAGTGAATCATTTGGTGAGGGTAATGGCATATCTTCTTCAGTAGAAACAAACATAATTAAATCTCCaactgaattttttaaaaatgaagttCATACTATCCGAATCTTGGAACTAGCTCTTGAAGAAGAGAAAGCTGCTCGCTCTGCTCTTTACCTAGAACTGGAAAAGGAGAGAGCTGCTGCGGCAAGTGCTGCTGAAGAGGCGATAGCCATGATATCACGGCTGCAACAGGATAAAGCATCAGTAGAAATGGAAGCAAGGCAGTATCAAAGAATGATAGAAGAAAAGTGTGCTTATGATGAAGAAgagatgaatattttgaaagagaTACTTGTtaggagggagagggagaatCATTTTTTGGAGAAGGAAATTGAAGAATACAGGCAGATGAGTTTTCGAGAAAATGAGCTGCCAAAAGATGATTTACATGATAAGAAGGATAAATGGGGGCAAATGCCTTCATCTTCCCTTGAAAGGAATGATAATGAACAGTTGATGTTGCAGAGTGAGAATAACATGCCGATTGGTGATGAAGTGGGAAGTTGTGCAAATTGCTCTTCAAATTATAAGGATCCTTTAGTTGAAAAACAAAGGCAAATTTATGGATATGGCTGTCTTGAGAAAAATGTTCTTTTAGCTGGTGAAGAGAAGGGAAAAGAGGATAATGGCATAGTATGCCAACAGGTGACAGGTGAGGCAGCGATCACCATGGTTCCATGTGATGGTGAAGAGCTAGAGAAAGATGGGAAATATAAAGATAAATCAGATGGCAATCCCCATGGTTCCATGCTTGAAACAGAACCAGCTGTTTATGATGTCTATGTTGTTGATGATAGAAACGAAAACTGCAATGAACAAAGTGGAAAAGAAAGTGGATTATTTAGTAATGCTGTTAATGAACCCAGAGATTCTGTTGTCACAATGGGAGCATCTGGAGTCTGGAGCAGAGAGGCACCAAGTGATCATCCAACCATAAGCAGGGCTGGAACTGAGCCTAACATTGATAAAGGTAGATTGGATATCGGTAGTGAGTTGCCAGTGTTGAGTCTTTCACGATGCAAAAGCTTGCTTTCTGATTTGGGGAGAGAGTCTCTATCTGCATTCGGTagtgaaaagttgaaaattgacaGTGAGATTGAAAGGCTCAGAGAATGCCTACAAATAGTCCAAGGGGAAAAGGAAAATTTGACTTTATACACGGAGAATGTGGACAGGGAAAAGGATCCATTGAGACTTCTGCTGGAGATATCAAAGCAGCTTCGGGAGATTCAGCAATTAAGAGATCCCACGCAGCAGGCATTCTTGCCCCCTTCATCTTCTAAG GTGATTTTGAAGAAAAGATGCTCCCAGACTGTGTCGTGTGAAACGTATGAAAATGCATAA
- the LOC122303694 gene encoding probable myosin-binding protein 6 isoform X2 translates to MVLQAVRPWTLGCLIEAFLELFLAYILLCVSAFAFLPSKFLSLFGLHLPCPCNGVFGYKNSNLCMHDLLVNWPKGIIYSVHKSVMSKFPFNLVWFDDQACNSGKQPVGDGKCESGVVGLEKEASCSSFSSSRLQNMVDRERGYDVPKRIMNLKQRSGLRRRRRAVLENRQFYSVLPNDYSHSVVAGNTPYDGAEMRGKTSESLGPVNGREIPFMGETNGSMGIDVGERSQHNFELSESFGEGNGISSSVETNIIKSPTEFFKNEVHTIRILELALEEEKAARSALYLELEKERAAAASAAEEAIAMISRLQQDKASVEMEARQYQRMIEEKCAYDEEEMNILKEILVRRERENHFLEKEIEEYRQMSFRENELPKDDLHDKKDKWGQMPSSSLERNDNEQLMLQSENNMPIGDEVGSCANCSSNYKDPLVEKQRQIYGYGCLEKNVLLAGEEKGKEDNGIVCQQVTGEAAITMVPCDGEELEKDGKYKDKSDGNPHGSMLETEPAVYDVYVVDDRNENCNEQSGKESGLFSNAVNEPRDSVVTMGASGVWSREAPSDHPTISRAGTEPNIDKGRLDIGSELPVLSLSRCKSLLSDLGRESLSAFGSEKLKIDSEIERLRECLQIVQGEKENLTLYTENVDREKDPLRLLLEISKQLREIQQLRDPTQQAFLPPSSSKDPPFSGDFEEKMLPDCVV, encoded by the exons ATGGTTTTGCAAGCAGTTCGTCCGTGGACTTTGGGATGTCTTATAGAAGCATTTCTCGAGCTTTTTCTGGCTTATATCCTGCTTTGTGTATCGGCTTTTGCGTTTTTACCCTCGAAATTTTTGAGCCTTTTTGGGCTGCATCTGCCGTGTCCTTGTAATGGGGTTTTTGGCTATAAAAATAGCAATTTGTGCATGCATGATTTGCTCGTTAATTGGCCAAAAGGAATTATCTATTCTGTTCATAAGTCGGTGATGAGTAAGTTCCCTTTTAATTTGGTTTGGTTCGACGATCAAGCATGTAATTCAGGTAAGCAGCCAGTTGGAGATGGAAAATGTGAAAGTGGGGTCGTTGGACTGGAGAAAGAAGCATCTTGCAGCTCATTTTCCAGTTCTAGATTGCAAAACATGGTTGATCGGGAAAGAGGGTATGATGTCCCGAAGAGGATTATGAACCTGAAGCAAAGGTCTGGACTTCGGCGCAGAAGGAGAGCTGTTCTTGAAAACAGACAATTCTATTCTGTTTTGCCAAATGATTATTCACATTCAGTTGTTGCTGGTAACACTCCTTATGATGGCGCTGAAATGAGAGGCAAAACCAGTGAAAGCTTAGGTCCTGTAAATGGGAGAGAAATTCCTTTCATGG GTGAAACAAATGGATCAATGGGCATTGATGTGGGAGAAAGAAGCCAGCATAATTTTGAACTGAGTGAATCATTTGGTGAGGGTAATGGCATATCTTCTTCAGTAGAAACAAACATAATTAAATCTCCaactgaattttttaaaaatgaagttCATACTATCCGAATCTTGGAACTAGCTCTTGAAGAAGAGAAAGCTGCTCGCTCTGCTCTTTACCTAGAACTGGAAAAGGAGAGAGCTGCTGCGGCAAGTGCTGCTGAAGAGGCGATAGCCATGATATCACGGCTGCAACAGGATAAAGCATCAGTAGAAATGGAAGCAAGGCAGTATCAAAGAATGATAGAAGAAAAGTGTGCTTATGATGAAGAAgagatgaatattttgaaagagaTACTTGTtaggagggagagggagaatCATTTTTTGGAGAAGGAAATTGAAGAATACAGGCAGATGAGTTTTCGAGAAAATGAGCTGCCAAAAGATGATTTACATGATAAGAAGGATAAATGGGGGCAAATGCCTTCATCTTCCCTTGAAAGGAATGATAATGAACAGTTGATGTTGCAGAGTGAGAATAACATGCCGATTGGTGATGAAGTGGGAAGTTGTGCAAATTGCTCTTCAAATTATAAGGATCCTTTAGTTGAAAAACAAAGGCAAATTTATGGATATGGCTGTCTTGAGAAAAATGTTCTTTTAGCTGGTGAAGAGAAGGGAAAAGAGGATAATGGCATAGTATGCCAACAGGTGACAGGTGAGGCAGCGATCACCATGGTTCCATGTGATGGTGAAGAGCTAGAGAAAGATGGGAAATATAAAGATAAATCAGATGGCAATCCCCATGGTTCCATGCTTGAAACAGAACCAGCTGTTTATGATGTCTATGTTGTTGATGATAGAAACGAAAACTGCAATGAACAAAGTGGAAAAGAAAGTGGATTATTTAGTAATGCTGTTAATGAACCCAGAGATTCTGTTGTCACAATGGGAGCATCTGGAGTCTGGAGCAGAGAGGCACCAAGTGATCATCCAACCATAAGCAGGGCTGGAACTGAGCCTAACATTGATAAAGGTAGATTGGATATCGGTAGTGAGTTGCCAGTGTTGAGTCTTTCACGATGCAAAAGCTTGCTTTCTGATTTGGGGAGAGAGTCTCTATCTGCATTCGGTagtgaaaagttgaaaattgacaGTGAGATTGAAAGGCTCAGAGAATGCCTACAAATAGTCCAAGGGGAAAAGGAAAATTTGACTTTATACACGGAGAATGTGGACAGGGAAAAGGATCCATTGAGACTTCTGCTGGAGATATCAAAGCAGCTTCGGGAGATTCAGCAATTAAGAGATCCCACGCAGCAGGCATTCTTGCCCCCTTCATCTTCTAAG GATCCTCCATTTTCAGGTGATTTTGAAGAAAAGATGCTCCCAGACTGTGTCGTGTGA
- the LOC122305569 gene encoding 60S ribosomal protein L13a-4-like: protein MVSGSGICAKRVVLDARHHMLGRFASIVAKELLNGQKVVVVRCEEICISGGLVRQKMKYMRFLRKRMNTKPSHGPIHFRAPAKIFWRTVRGMIPHKTKRGAAALARLKAYEGIPPPYDKTKRMVIPDALKVLRLQKGHKYCLLGRLSSEVGWNHYDTIRELEKKRKERAQVAYDKKKQLNKLGVKAENAAEEKLGSHLDILAPVKY from the exons ATGGTGTCGGGTTCTGGGATATGCGCGAAGAGGGTGGTTTTGGACGCAAGGCACCACATGCTGGGGCGCTTTGCTTCGATCGTGGCAAAGGAGCTGCTGAACGGGcagaaggtggtggtggtgaggtgcgAGGAGATATGCATCTCCGGAGGACTGGTCCGCCAGAAGATGAAGTACATGAGGTTCCTCCGCAAGCGCATGAACACTAAGCCCTCTCACGGCCCCATCCACTTCCGTGCCCCTGCCAAGATCTTCTGGCGCACCGTCCGCGG GATGATTCCACACAAGACGAAGCGTGGGGCAGCGGCGCTTGCCCGATTGAAGGCATACGAGGGTATTCCCCCTCCGTACGATAAGACCAAGAGGATGGTTATACCCGATGCTTTAAA GGTGTTGAGGCTTCAGAAGGGGCACAAGTACTGCTTGTTGGGCCGGCTCTCATCCGAGGTTGGATGGAATCACTACGACACAATCAGG GAGctggagaagaagagaaaagagagggctCAGGTTGCATATGACAAGAAGAAGCAGCTGAACAAACTTGGGGTGAAGGCTGAGAACGCTGCAGAGGAGAAGCTGGGCTCCCATCTAGACATCCTTGCTCCCGTTAAGTACTGA
- the LOC122303696 gene encoding probable LRR receptor-like serine/threonine-protein kinase At5g48740 isoform X1: MASVVLRDKKSTRNLWRESEFMNMRCFWVSFFLFCGLWVIGFCDQDGFLSISCGGTTTYTDSSNISWVPDGEYVSTGNISTSSSGDPIRVFPDIEGRKCYRIPVNNASSLILVRAQFLYKNYDGSGKPPAFSVSLGTAITSTINLTTNDPWTEEFLWPVNKDTLSFCLHAIPEGGSPVISSLEVRPLPQGAYAIGIGDFPNKSLRKSYRINCGFANGSLRYPVDPYDRIWDNDQNFMPLHLSTGFTIQRSLDLSSLREAPPAAVLQSARVLARRNVLTYNLPLDTLGDYSIFLYFAGILPVSPTFDVFINGDVVKSNYTVKISNVSALYITQKGIKSLNLTLKSITYYPQINAIEVYEIVDIPPEASSTTVSALQVIEQSTGLNLGWQDDPCSPSAWDHIGCEGSLVTSLDLSDINLRSISPTFGDLLDLKTLDLHNTSLTGEIQNLGSLQELEKLNLSFNELTSFGSDLDTLVGLRILDLQNNSLQGIVPDSLGELVDLHLLNLENNKLQGTLPESLNRETLEIRTSGNLCLSFSTMTCSGVSSNPSIETPQVTILPQKKHTGHDHIAIIAGATGGAILALLFFSIILFICIKKKRTEVTYTSRSTTEMRNWNAAKVFSYKEIKAATNKFKEVIGRGSFGSVYLGKLPDGKLVAVKVRFDKSQLGADSFINEVYILSQIRHQNLVCLEGFCHESQKQILVYEYLPGGLLADCLYGPISKKASLSWVRRLKIVIDAATGLDYLHNANEPRIIHRDVKCSNILLDEEMNAKVCDFGLSKQITQADATHVTTVVKGTAGYLDPEYYSTQQLTEKSDVYSFGVVLLEIMCGREPLSHSGTPDSFNLVLWAKPYLQAGAFEIVDESLMGTFDVESMRKAALIAVRSVERDASQRPTIAEVLAELKEAYSIQLSYLASHEHAN; encoded by the exons ATGGCGTCTGTGGTTCTGAGAGATAAAAAAAGTACTAGAAATTTGTGGAGGGAGTCTGAGTTCATGAACATGAGGTGTTTCTGGGTCAGTTTCTTTCTGTTCTGCGGCTTATGGGTTATTGGTTTCTGTGACCAAGACG GTTTCTTGAGTATATCTTGCGGTGGAACTACCACGTATACTGATTCATCCAACATATCATGGGTCCCGGACGGTGAATATGTAAGCACAGGTAACATCAGTACCTCCTCGTCTGGAGATCCAATCCGGGTTTTCCCAGATATTGAAGGTCGCAAGTGTTATAGAATCCCAGTAAATAATGCTTCCTCGTTGATACTCGTAAGGGCACAATTCCTGTACAAAAACTACGATGGAAGTGGGAAACCCCCAGCATTCTCTGTTTCTCTTGGGACAGCTATTACTAGCACCATAAACCTCACCACTAATGATCCTTGGACAGAAGAGTTTCTATGGCCAGTTAATAAGGACACGCTGTCCTTCTGTTTGCATGCCATTCCAGAAGGTGGATCTCCTGTCATTTCTTCTCTTGAAGTACGACCACTGCCTCAAGGAGCTTATGCAATTGGCATTGGAGATTTTCCCAATAAGTCACTTAGAAAGAGTTATAGAATCAATTGTGGTTTTGCCAATGGCTCCTTGCG GTATCCTGTGGATCCATATGATCGTATATGGGATAATGATCAAAACTTTATGCCACTTCACCTGTCAACGGGGTTTACCATTCAACGAAGCTTAGATCTGTCTAGTTTAAGGGAGGCTCCCCCTGCTGCTGTGCTTCAAAGTGCACGTGTTTTGGCAAGAAGAAATGTGTTGACATATAACCTTCCTCTCGACACCCTTGGTGACTACAGCATTTTCCTCTATTTTGCCGGGATTCTTCCTGTGTCCCCTACATTTGACGTATTCATTAACGGAGATGTTGTGAAATCGAACTATACTGTAAAGATATCAAATGTTAGTGCTCTATATATTACACAGAAGGGGATTAAGAGCTTGAACCTTACACTGAAGAGTATTACTTACTATCCTCAAATCAATGCAATTGAGGTGTATGAGATAGTTGATATTCCACCGGAAGCTTCCTCAACCACAG TTTCAGCACTTCAGGTCATTGAGCAGTCCACTGGTTTAAATCTGGGATGGCAAGATGATCCGTGCTCTCCTTCAGCATGGGACCATATTGGTTGCGAAGGAAGTCTTGTTACATCATT GGACCTTTCAGACATCAACCTGAGGTCAATCAGTCCAACATTTGGTGACTTGTTGGATCTTAAAACACT GGATCTGCATAACACTTCCCTTACTGGCGAGATACAGAACTTGGGTAGCTTGCAAGAGCTTGAGAAATT GAACCTGAGTTTCAATGAGCTAACTTCCTTTGGTTCGGATTTGGACACCTTGGTTGGCCTTCGCATTCT GGACTTGCAAAATAATAGTTTACAGGGAATAGTTCCTGATAGCTTGGGAGAGTTGGTGGACCTTCACTTATT GAATCTGGAGAACAACAAACTACAAGGTACCCTACCAGAGTCTTTGAACAGAGAAACTTTGGAAATTAG AACGTCAGGGAATTTGTGCCTTTCCTTCTCCACAATGACATGCAGTGGCGTTTCATCCAACCCTTCAATTGAGACACCGCAAGTTACTATATTGCCCCAAAAGAAGCACACTGGACATGATCATATAGCAATTATAGCTGGGGCAACTGGTGGAGCCATACTTGCACTTCTCTTCTTTTCGATTATACTTTTCATCTgcataaagaaaaagagaactgaAGTCACATATACATCAA ggTCTACAACAGAAATGCGAAACTGGAATGCAGCAAAAGTCTTTTCctacaaagaaatcaaagcagCTACAAACAAATTTAAGGAGGTTATAGGCCGTGGTAGTTTCGGATCTGTTTACCTTGGAAAGCTTCCTGATGGTAAATTAGTTGCTGTGAAAGTGCGGTTTGATAAAAGCCAACTTGGGGCTGATTCGTTTATCAATGAG GTCTATATTTTGTCACAAATTCGCCATCAAAATCTTGTATGTTTGGAAGGATTCTGTCATGAATCACAGAAGCAAATACTAGTCTATGAGTATCTACCTGGAGGGTTATTGGCTGATTGCCTTTACG GTCCAATCAGTAAAAAAGCTTCATTAAGCTGGGTTCGCAGACTGAAAATTGTTATTGATGCTGCGACAG gatTGGACTATTTACACAATGCAAATGAACCACGAATCATACATCGTGATGTGAAGTGCAGCAATATTCTTTTGGATGAGGAAATGAATGCCAAGGTCTGTGACTTTGGCCTCTCTAAACAGATAACCCAGGCAGATGCAACTCATGTTACAACTGTTGTCAAGGGCACTGCTGGATATTTAGATCCAGA ATATTATTCCACCCAACAGCTAACCGAGAAGAGTGACGTGTACAGCTTTGGGGTTGTTCTCTTGGAGATCATGTGTGGGAGAGAACCTTTGAGTCACTCGGGAACTCCAGACTCATTCAATCTGGTGTTATGG GCCAAGCCCTATTTACAGGCAGGGGCATTTGAGATTGTTGATGAGAGCCTAATGGGAACTTTTGACGTGGAGAGCATGAGAAAGGCAGCCTTAATTGCTGTGAGGTCAGTAGAGAGAGATGCATCTCAAAGACCAACGATTGCTGAGGTTTTGGCAGAACTGAAAGAAGCCTACAGCATTCAGCTCTCTTATCTCGCATCTCATGAACATGCCAACTGA
- the LOC122303696 gene encoding probable LRR receptor-like serine/threonine-protein kinase At5g48740 isoform X2: MASVVLRDKKSTRNLWRESEFMNMRCFWVSFFLFCGLWVIGFCDQDGFLSISCGGTTTYTDSSNISWVPDGEYVSTGNISTSSSGDPIRVFPDIEGRKCYRIPVNNASSLILVRAQFLYKNYDGSGKPPAFSVSLGTAITSTINLTTNDPWTEEFLWPVNKDTLSFCLHAIPEGGSPVISSLEVRPLPQGAYAIGIGDFPNKSLRKSYRINCGFANGSLRYPVDPYDRIWDNDQNFMPLHLSTGFTIQRSLDLSSLREAPPAAVLQSARVLARRNVLTYNLPLDTLGDYSIFLYFAGILPVSPTFDVFINGDVVKSNYTVKISNVSALYITQKGIKSLNLTLKSITYYPQINAIEVYEIVDIPPEASSTTVSALQVIEQSTGLNLGWQDDPCSPSAWDHIGCEGSLVTSLDLSDINLRSISPTFGDLLDLKTLDLHNTSLTGEIQNLGSLQELEKLNLSFNELTSFGSDLDTLVGLRILDLQNNSLQGIVPDSLGELVDLHLLNLENNKLQGTLPESLNRETLEIRTSGNLCLSFSTMTCSGVSSNPSIETPQVTILPQKKHTGHDHIAIIAGATGGAILALLFFSIILFICIKKKRTEVTYTSRSTTEMRNWNAAKVFSYKEIKAATNKFKEVIGRGSFGSVYLGKLPDGKLVAVKVRFDKSQLGADSFINEVYILSQIRHQNLVCLEGFCHESQKQILVYEYLPGGLLADCLYGPISKKASLSWVRRLKIVIDAATGLDYLHNANEPRIIHRDVKCSNILLDEEMNAKVCDFGLSKQITQADATHVTTVVKGTAGYLDPEYYSTQQLTEKSDVYSFGVVLLEIMCGREPLSHSGTPDSFNLVLWCCF; this comes from the exons ATGGCGTCTGTGGTTCTGAGAGATAAAAAAAGTACTAGAAATTTGTGGAGGGAGTCTGAGTTCATGAACATGAGGTGTTTCTGGGTCAGTTTCTTTCTGTTCTGCGGCTTATGGGTTATTGGTTTCTGTGACCAAGACG GTTTCTTGAGTATATCTTGCGGTGGAACTACCACGTATACTGATTCATCCAACATATCATGGGTCCCGGACGGTGAATATGTAAGCACAGGTAACATCAGTACCTCCTCGTCTGGAGATCCAATCCGGGTTTTCCCAGATATTGAAGGTCGCAAGTGTTATAGAATCCCAGTAAATAATGCTTCCTCGTTGATACTCGTAAGGGCACAATTCCTGTACAAAAACTACGATGGAAGTGGGAAACCCCCAGCATTCTCTGTTTCTCTTGGGACAGCTATTACTAGCACCATAAACCTCACCACTAATGATCCTTGGACAGAAGAGTTTCTATGGCCAGTTAATAAGGACACGCTGTCCTTCTGTTTGCATGCCATTCCAGAAGGTGGATCTCCTGTCATTTCTTCTCTTGAAGTACGACCACTGCCTCAAGGAGCTTATGCAATTGGCATTGGAGATTTTCCCAATAAGTCACTTAGAAAGAGTTATAGAATCAATTGTGGTTTTGCCAATGGCTCCTTGCG GTATCCTGTGGATCCATATGATCGTATATGGGATAATGATCAAAACTTTATGCCACTTCACCTGTCAACGGGGTTTACCATTCAACGAAGCTTAGATCTGTCTAGTTTAAGGGAGGCTCCCCCTGCTGCTGTGCTTCAAAGTGCACGTGTTTTGGCAAGAAGAAATGTGTTGACATATAACCTTCCTCTCGACACCCTTGGTGACTACAGCATTTTCCTCTATTTTGCCGGGATTCTTCCTGTGTCCCCTACATTTGACGTATTCATTAACGGAGATGTTGTGAAATCGAACTATACTGTAAAGATATCAAATGTTAGTGCTCTATATATTACACAGAAGGGGATTAAGAGCTTGAACCTTACACTGAAGAGTATTACTTACTATCCTCAAATCAATGCAATTGAGGTGTATGAGATAGTTGATATTCCACCGGAAGCTTCCTCAACCACAG TTTCAGCACTTCAGGTCATTGAGCAGTCCACTGGTTTAAATCTGGGATGGCAAGATGATCCGTGCTCTCCTTCAGCATGGGACCATATTGGTTGCGAAGGAAGTCTTGTTACATCATT GGACCTTTCAGACATCAACCTGAGGTCAATCAGTCCAACATTTGGTGACTTGTTGGATCTTAAAACACT GGATCTGCATAACACTTCCCTTACTGGCGAGATACAGAACTTGGGTAGCTTGCAAGAGCTTGAGAAATT GAACCTGAGTTTCAATGAGCTAACTTCCTTTGGTTCGGATTTGGACACCTTGGTTGGCCTTCGCATTCT GGACTTGCAAAATAATAGTTTACAGGGAATAGTTCCTGATAGCTTGGGAGAGTTGGTGGACCTTCACTTATT GAATCTGGAGAACAACAAACTACAAGGTACCCTACCAGAGTCTTTGAACAGAGAAACTTTGGAAATTAG AACGTCAGGGAATTTGTGCCTTTCCTTCTCCACAATGACATGCAGTGGCGTTTCATCCAACCCTTCAATTGAGACACCGCAAGTTACTATATTGCCCCAAAAGAAGCACACTGGACATGATCATATAGCAATTATAGCTGGGGCAACTGGTGGAGCCATACTTGCACTTCTCTTCTTTTCGATTATACTTTTCATCTgcataaagaaaaagagaactgaAGTCACATATACATCAA ggTCTACAACAGAAATGCGAAACTGGAATGCAGCAAAAGTCTTTTCctacaaagaaatcaaagcagCTACAAACAAATTTAAGGAGGTTATAGGCCGTGGTAGTTTCGGATCTGTTTACCTTGGAAAGCTTCCTGATGGTAAATTAGTTGCTGTGAAAGTGCGGTTTGATAAAAGCCAACTTGGGGCTGATTCGTTTATCAATGAG GTCTATATTTTGTCACAAATTCGCCATCAAAATCTTGTATGTTTGGAAGGATTCTGTCATGAATCACAGAAGCAAATACTAGTCTATGAGTATCTACCTGGAGGGTTATTGGCTGATTGCCTTTACG GTCCAATCAGTAAAAAAGCTTCATTAAGCTGGGTTCGCAGACTGAAAATTGTTATTGATGCTGCGACAG gatTGGACTATTTACACAATGCAAATGAACCACGAATCATACATCGTGATGTGAAGTGCAGCAATATTCTTTTGGATGAGGAAATGAATGCCAAGGTCTGTGACTTTGGCCTCTCTAAACAGATAACCCAGGCAGATGCAACTCATGTTACAACTGTTGTCAAGGGCACTGCTGGATATTTAGATCCAGA ATATTATTCCACCCAACAGCTAACCGAGAAGAGTGACGTGTACAGCTTTGGGGTTGTTCTCTTGGAGATCATGTGTGGGAGAGAACCTTTGAGTCACTCGGGAACTCCAGACTCATTCAATCTGGTGTTATGG TGTTGTTTTTGA
- the LOC122303697 gene encoding cytochrome b5, seed isoform-like — protein sequence MGGERKVYTLAEVSEHNDPKDCWLVIDGKVFNVTKFLEDHPGGDDVLLSATGKDATDDFEDVGHSSSARAMMDEFYVGDIDSSSIPSKVKYTPPKQPHYNQDKTPEFIIKLLQFLVPLLILGLAVGLRFYAKST from the exons ATGGGCGGAGAACGCAAGGTTTACACTCTAGCTGAGGTTTCTGAGCACAACGACCCCAAAGATTGCTGGCTTGTCATTGATGGCAAG GTATTTAATGTGACAAAATTCTTGGAGGATCATCCTGGTGGTGACGACGTGTTGTTGTCGGCAACAG GAAAGGATGCAACTGATGATTTTGAGGATGTTGGCCACAGTAGCAGTGCAAGAGCAATGATGGATGAGTTCTATGTAGGAGATATCGATTCGTCAAGCATCCCCTCCAAGGTCAAGTACACTCCTCCCAAACAGCCTCACTACAATCAGGATAAGACGCCAGAGTTCATAATCAAGCTACTCCAGTTTCTGGTTCCCCTTCTAATCTTGGGTTTGGCAGTCGGCCTTCGCTTCTATGCCAAGTCCACATAA